Within the Tursiops truncatus isolate mTurTru1 chromosome 19, mTurTru1.mat.Y, whole genome shotgun sequence genome, the region CTGCTCCCTTCAGgttccctcccccagggccccacACAGCTCAGCCCTGGGGAGATGGAAGAGTCTGATCAGAGGCACACAGGTGAGTAGGGTGAGGGCACTTTTGCCTCAGCCCCACTGTAGCCCCTGATGTCTTGCCTGAGTGTTCCAGTGATCCGGCTCTGGggttcccagccctgccctcctttGCCTTTTGTCGCCACAGGTGAACTTGCAACCTGTGTGGGTCATGTGGGCACAGCAAGCCACCCATCTCACcaacaccctcccccaccccctcctgctcGGTCTCGGCCCTATTCTTGTTCTGTCTGTGGAAAGAGGTTTTCACTCAAACATCAGATGGAGACGCACTACCGTGTCCACACAGGTATGGGCACCCTGCCCTGTGTGAATTGTCTACCTCCTTCCAAACTCCAGTGGGCCCGCTCCTAAGTCCCTCTCTGAGTGTCTGGCTCCCCCACAACGACCTTGCCCAATTGCCCCAATCTACCCCAGGCCAGCCTTcgctcctttcctctttccttcatgGGTCTTCCCCTCCACCTGCCCTAGGAGAGAAGCCCTTCTCCTGTAGCCTCTGTCCCCAGCGCTCCCGGGACTTCTCAGCCATGACCAAGCACCTGCGGACGCATGGGGCCGCACCCTACCGCTGCCCTCTGTGCCAGGCCGGCTGCCCCAGCCTGGCTTCCATGCAGACGCACATGCGCGGCCACTCGCCCAGCCAGCTCCCGCCGGGATGGACCATTCGCTCCACCTTCCTctactcctcctcctcctcctcgagGCCATCTCGGGCCTCGACCTCTCCTTGTAGGCCCCCTTCCTCAACCACCTGACAGGGTATCAGTAGCTTCTTTGGCTTCAGCCAAGCGTACCGAATGAAAGATGGGCCGGCGGGCCTGCTAGGCTTCTGACCTCGCACCGCGGCTACGGCCGCCTAGCAAACTCTGCTCCAAGAAGCGTCGCAGCAAGGGCGCCAAGAGCCCTCTCCCAGATGACCGCGGGCCACAGAAACCTGGGCCAGCGAGCCCGTGTGGGGTGAGGGCAGTGAAGTGTGCACGAGTGAAGGTTAACTGTGCGGGGACTGGCGGTTCATCACCAAAATAAAGAGTTTCCTGTGCCCTCCTCTCAGGACCAGAAAGCCGAGTCCGGACTTTAGCCTGCGGGCGGGGGACAGCCTTGCCCCTAGTCCTGTAGCGGCCCCTGGTGGTTCATCGCGGCGGCCACCTCCTCCGTCTCCCGgggctccctctcctcccccagaggCAGAGGGCCGCGAGGACTCGGCGTCCAGGCCGACTTAGCAGCAAGCCCTGTGTGGGGAGGCTGTCAGAACCCAAGTTACCCGTCCCTTCCACAGCAAGCAACTGCGCGCGGAGTCTGAGTCTGGGCCTCCAGCCGGGGGCTCGAGAGGAACGCGTGCTCCGCCCTGCTTTCGGCCACCCTCCTCCTTTCCTAGCACAAGAGCCGAAAGGCCGCAGCCTCTCCAGCATCCTCCCTCCAGGCTGTACGAAACGGCTGCCGGGTTTAGCTCCGAACTGAGACTAATCTTTTGCCGCCGCCCCTTACCCAGCCCACGCCTCCTGCAGTACCGAACTTCATTTTCCAGTGTCTCTGGTGTTCCCAGGGTCCGAGGCCCACCGCACTCTGGGAGTGGTAGTTCACACGGGCCGCTGGCCTCGACAAGAACAATGGGAGGAGTCTGGGTCAAGAACCACATCTCCCGGTGGCCCCGGAGATCGCTTTCTGGGTCGGGTCAGGACCCCATGGTCCCAGCTCTCGCGGCCCTAGCTCGCCAGGAAGGAGCGAGGCGCtcgaactacatttcccagaaggcCCTGCGCCTCATCCTCTCCCGCCGCGACGCGGGAGTCTATGCTCTTCAGATGCGGTCTAAGGGTGACGGCCGGCAGGTCTCGGACTCCCGCTCCCGTGGTGCCCCGCGCGCGGCCGGCCCAGCCCCCGGCTCCCGGCGACCCCGCGGCGGCGCTGGTGGTTGTCGTGagccgccgccgccccgcccctcctctgctcccctcccccccggCCCTGCTTACGggccgcccctccccccgcctccccggCCCCTCTCACGGTGCCAAGATGGCGGCAGCGGCGGGCGGCGGCAGTTGCCCCGGGCCTGGCTCCGCGCGGGGCCGCTTCCCGGGCCGGCCGCGGGGctctggcgggggcgggggccgcggcggACGGGGCAGCGGGGCCGAAAGAGTGCGGGTAGCTCTGcggcgcggcggcggcgcggcgggGCCGGGCGGAGCCGAGCCCGGGGAGGACACGGCCCTGCTCCGTTTGCTGGGGCTCCGCCGGGGCCTGCGCCGGCTCCGCCGCCTGTGGGCCGGCCCGCGCATTCAGCGGGgtcggggccggggccggggccggggctggggctggggcccgAGCCGGGACTGCCTGCTGGAGGAGGAGAGCAGTGACGGGGAGTCCGACGATGAGGTGAGGCAGTCGGAGGCGTCCCCATCGCCGGGCGGGGCGGAGGTGGGGGGCTTCCAGGGGTCTGGGTGGCCCCGAGGAGTGGCGTGGGGAAGCGTGGTCCTCAAGGCCTCCTGAGGAGGGAAAGGGCCCTGGAAATAGGCATGGGAGGAGGTAGGCTGCACGGGAGCTGTCGGAGGAAGAGGCCTCTGAAAGTGGATAGAGAAGCCCGGGCTGCAGCTGGGCACTTGGGCCCGAGGCAGGTCCTGCTGAAGTGTCTTGGGCTGATCCTTCTTGGTAGTTGGCAAATCCAGGGCAGGAGAGGTTTGGGCTAGGAGGCTGTGGGGACTGCACGCCCAACCGGTGGTTGACAGCAGCAGCGTGGCTCGAGTGGACCCAGGCTAGGGCTCTCTGGGCTCTTACCTGCAGGCTGCCCCGCCCGGCCGCATAACCTCCGGCACATCCCTGATTTCACCAGCGCCCcaattctttttctgacttaaagTGGAGAGAGGGTAAAATGGTGGAGGTCTTCCTCTTGGGGGCACAGGTTGAAGAGAAATGGAATGCAGGATGAGACTGGGCACTCTAGCAGGTCTGAGTTCAATTCAGGATTTATCACCAGTCTCTCAGAAAAGGCAGGAAAGTGTGCGTTTTATTACTTAGGACAGTTTGTAGCCACCTCAGGACTGAGGGCAGATTATAATATGATAAACCGcttgagacacacacacacacacgcgcacacacacacacacacacacaccttgcttggacacacacacacacacacacacacacaccttgcttGGGTGCCCCAATTCCCATTTTCACTGAGGAAGAAACTACAGCCCGAGAAGGTATAAGCAGAGGTTCCACTTTTTTCTCAGTTGGAGAATGAGGAAATCTGAGGGTAGTGCCTACTGCCTGATCTGAGGCGACCCTCTTCTGTTCCCTTTGAACCAGTGAACCACTGATGGCTGTGCTGGTGTGGTCTGGAACGGGGTGCAGGTTCAAAATACCCTCTGCCTCCATCCCTAGGAGGAGACcgtcttttcttttccccttgctttccagtctttttagttcttttgtaAATAGGGATACGTTAAGGGGGAAGCTGGGGATATTCCTCGGAACCTGAGTCTCACATGAAACGAGGGCTTTGGCACTGACTGCTgtttctcccctccacccctggtCCCCTAAATCAGGAGTTTCAGGGTTTTCATTCAGATGAAGATGTGGCCCCCAGTTCCCTGCGCTCTGCGCTCCGATCCCAGCGAGGTGAGTGATGGGGAAACTCTACATCTATAGCTTTACAAGAATGTTATTCTTGCTTTTCGTGTCAGCTCTTCCCTGTTCAACTAGAGTCTTCATCAGTTACCAAGTGTGTTCTGTGTTCAAAGCTCAAGCTAGGCTGGGCTGTCGGGGAAACAGACAAGACttagtccctgccctcctggagtcccTCAGTCTGCAGGGCTACCTTGACCCATCTCCCCACACCTATTCTCCTTTTAGGTCGAGCCCCCCGAGGTCGGGGCCGCAAGCATAAGACGACCCCCCTTCCGCCTCCTCGCCTAGCAGATGTGGCTCCTACCCCTCCAAAGACTCCTGCCCGGAAACGGGGTGAGGAGGGCACAGAACGGATGGTGCAGGCACTGACTGAACTTCTCCGGCGGGCCCAGGCACCCCCAGCCCCCCGGAGCCGGGCATGTGAGTCCTCCACCCCCCGTCGGTCTCGGGGGCGGCCCCCAGGACGGTCAGCAGGCCCCTGCAGGAAGAAGCAACAAGCAGTAGTGGTGGCAGAAGCAGCTGTGACAATCCCCAAACCTGAGCCCCCACCTCCTGTTGTTCCAGTAAAACACCGAACTGGCAGCTGGAAGTGCAAGGAGGGGCCCGGCCCAGGACCTGGGACCCCCAAGCGTGGAGGACAGTCTGGGCGAGGAGGCCGTGGAGGCAGGGGCCGAGGCCGAGGCGGGCTCCCCCTCGTGATCAAGTTTGTTTCAAAGGCCAAAAAAGTGAAGATGGGACAATTGTCCTTGGGACTTGAATCAGGTCAGGGTCAAGATCAACATGAAGAAAGCTGGCAGGATGCCACTCAAGGAAGAGTTGGGTCTGGACAGGGAGAGGGCCCCTGCTGGAGGAAGgagcagaagctggaggaggacggagaggaggagaaagaagcgaaagacaaggaggaggaggaagagaaggaagagcgaGCTGTAGCCGAGGAAGAGATGGTGCCggctgaggaaaaggaagaggcgAAGCTGCCGTCACCACCCCTgactcctccagcccctccacctcctccttccctcccaccccgctCAACATCTCCTCcatccccactttgccctccaccaCCCCCAGTGTCTCCTCCGCCCCCACCATCCCCTCCACCGCCTCCTGCCCCAGAGGAGCAGGCAGAATCCCCTCCTCCTGTGGTCCCAGCTACATGCTCCAGGAAAAGGGGCCGGCCTCCCCTGACTCCCAGCCAGCGGGCAGAGCGGGAAGCTGCTCGGGCAGGGCCAGAGGGCACCTCTCCTCCCACTCCAGTCCCCAGCACCACCACAGGAGGCCCTCTGGAAGACAGCCCCACTGTGGCCCCCAAAAGTACCACCTTTCTGAAGAACATCCGGCAGTTTATCATGCCCGTGGTGAGTGCCCGCTCTTCCCGTGTCATCAAGACGCCCCGGCGATTTATGGATGAAGACCCGCCCAGACCCTCAAAGGTGGAGGTCTCACCTATTCTACGGCCTCCTGTTGCCACCTCCCCACTCGCACCACAGGAACCAGCGCCAGCCCCGTCTCCACCGCGTGCCCCAACTCCTCCACctaccccagccccactccctgaGAAGAGACGGTCCATCCTAAGGGAACCCACATTTCGCTGGACCTCACTGACCCGGgaactgccccctcctccccctgctcctCCACCGGCCCCACCCCCGCTTCCTGCACCATCCCGGAGGCCCCTGCTCCTTCGGGCCCCTCAGTTTACCCCAAGCGAAGCCCACCTGAAGATCTACGAATCGGTGCTTACTACTCCTCTTGGGGCCCCTGAAGCCCCTGAGCCAGAGCCGCCTCCCGCCGATGACTCTCCAGCTGAGCCTGAGCCGCGGGCAGTGGGCCGCACGAACCACCTCAGCTTGCCTCGATTTGCCCCTGTGGTCGCCACTCCTGTTAAGGCCGAGGTGCCGCCTCCTGGGGCTCCAGCTCCAAGCAGTGGGCAGCAGCCTCAGGCTCAGCTGCAGCAGCCCGTACAGGCCTTGCACACCCAGCTGCTGCCTCCAGCGCTACCACCACAGCAGTCACAACTACAGCCGCAGTTACAGCTGCAGCCGCCGCCACCGCAGCAGCCGCCACCACTGGAAAAGGCCCGGACTGCAGGCCTGGGTTCCTTACCGCTGTCTGGTGTGGAGGAGAAAATGTTCAGCCTCCTCAAGAGAGCCAAGGTGCAGCTAATCAAGAtcgaccagcagcagcagcagaaggtgGCATCTTTGATGCCGGTGAGCGTGGTACTTGGGCCATGCCCCTGCACCCAGCCTCAATTCTCTGCAACCCCTGAACCTCGTTCCCTCCCTAGCCACCCTCCAGCATTGCAGGGAACCTTCAGAGCCAGTCCTTCCCCTGTCCCCCAGCTTCCTGTGTTCCTTCCCTGGCCCCATCCCTCCCCAGTGCTAGTCTCCTGGCCCCATTTTTTCTCGCTCTCTAGCCTCTGACCCTGTTTATTCCCCCACCAGTCAAGCCCTGGAGGGCAGATGGAGGAAGTCGTGGGGGCTGTCAAGCAGATCCCAGACAGAGGTTCTGTCAGGTCTGAAGACGAATCGATGGAAACTAAGAGAGAGAGACCGTCGGTATGGAGTGGGAAGAAGGCCCTCTGAAGAAGGCTGGTTGCGGGGCCACAAGGGGCAGTGCTCCACATATGTTCCTGCTTTCTCCTCCCCCCAGGGCCCCGAGTCCCCTGTGCAAGGCCCCCGCATCAAACATGTCTGCCGTCACGCTGCTGTGGCCCTTGGTCAGGCCCGGGCCATGGTACCCGAAGACGTCCCCCGCCTCAGTGCTCTCCCTCTCCGGGATCGGCAGGACCTCGCCACGGAGGGTAGGGGCGGGCATGTTGGGAAATTTGACAGCTGTGTCAAGTTTGGGGGCAAGTGAAGGCATCAGGAACCTGGGAGAATGGCAGCTGAGTCGGGTGCTTGGGGCCAGGTGGCAAGTGGGTTGGAGTGCTAGGTCTTAGAGCAGATTTGGGAGCACCTGGAATGGGAGCACTGTGGGAAAGTGGGGACCAGAAGGCCAGTTGTATGGAATCTAGGGGAGGTTAGGGAAATGAGGTAGAACTCCTGGTGGCTTTGTGGCTCCATCCCGGCCTCTCCACTGCACTAGATACGTCGTCAGCATCTGAGACTGAGAGTGTCCCATCTCGGTCCCGGCGGGGAAAGGTGGAGCCAACAGGGCCTGGGGGAGACTCAGAGCCTGCGGGGTCTGGAGGGACCCTGGCACATGCACCCCGGCGCTCACTGCCCTCCCATCATGGCAAGAAGATGCGGATGGCACGGTGTGGACACTGTCGGGGCTGCCTGCGTGTGCAGGACTGTGGGTCCTGTGTCAACTGCCTGGACAAGCCCAAGTTTGGGGGCCCCAACACCAAGAAGCAGTGCTGTGTGTGAGTAGCTGGGGTGCAGCCTCCATTCCCACCCGTGGTTGTCAGTtacccaggcctcctgccccaGCAGAGCAGTGGGATTGGCATCCTTGTGGAGagcttcctctcttcccccagaCCACCAGTCCCCTACCCTGGTGACGtgctgctcccctccccagatACCGGAAGTGTGACAAGATAGAGGCTCGCAAGATGGAACGGCTGGCCAAAAAAGGTAACGAGGTTTGAGGAGCATTTCTTTACACAGTCTTACTGAGATTCGTGGTACGGAGGAAACCATGTCTTCTTTGCTCTCCTCCCCATACCTTTGCAGTCCaccacctttcttttcttttccatcgtGTGCTTGTTCGCTTCTGCCCCACTTTTTTCTGGCTTTTCTCCATCCCAGTGTCCCATGTCCCTGGCTGAGCTCAGATCCTACTAAGTCCCCTGTTCCCACAGGCCGGACGATAGTGAAGACGCTGTTGCCCTGGGATTCCGATGAATCTCCTGAGGCCTCCCCTGGTCCTCCAGGCCCACGCCGGGGGGCGGGAGCTGGGGGGCCCCGGGAGGAGGTGGCGGCCCCCCCGGGGCCCGAGGAGCAGGACTCCCTCCTACTGCAGCGCAAGTCAGCCCGGCGCTGCGTCAAACAGCGACCCTCCTATGATATCTTCGAGGACTCGGATGACTCAGAGCCCGGGGGTCCCCCTGCTCCTCGGCGTCGGACCCCCCGAGAGAATGGTGCGAATTGTTTGTTGCTTCCTCTGTCAGTCAGTCCTGTGTCTTTTGTGTGGAAGCGTCAGGACTCCCAGACCCAGGGCTATGTCAGTCTCAGTGTAGAGAAGGGGGGTGGTTTTAATGGACAGGGAGGACGGGTGCAGGAGGTTTTCAGTAGCCTGCTGAACAAGGCCCAAGTCATCCTAGTGGACCTTGTCTAGTTAAAGAAGGCCCTGGGGATCCAGGTAACAATTGGGGGTTGTAGAGGAGGGGGAatggggcagagaggagggggaaaCCTCACCGCTCATGTGTCCTGCCTAGAGCTGCCAGTACCAGAACCAGAGGAGCAGAGTCGGCCCCGCAAACCCACCCTGCAGCCTGTGTTGCAGCTCAAGGCCCGAAGGCGCCTGGACAAGGTCAGCATAACCCCACACCAAGAACCCCGAGTCCTGTGGAAGGCATGGCTCCATCCCAAGGAGCTTCCTGGCAAGTCAGGGTAACAGGCTCACCTGAGTGCCGTGGTGTGTCCACGCCAGAGGACAGGTCCTGAGGGGGTGAAGCAGGCCTATCCTTCTGAAAGGCCAAGTAGGATCTGGGCAAAAGGCAGGGTTGGGAAGGCTGGAGGAGAGGGCGGTGAGGAGAAAAGTTGGTAAAGGGTGGGGCTGGCAGCACTCTGAGCACCACCATCTTCCCTAGGACGCTTTGGCCCCTGGCCCTTTTGTCTCTTTTCCCAATGGCTGGACTGGAAAACAAAAGTCCCCTGATGGCGTGCACCGGGTTCGTGTGGATTTTAAGGTACGGCATGGAGcaggggagggtggtggggacTACGGTGGGAAGAAACTTGTTAATCATGAGTGAGAAAGCAGGGCTTTAAGGTTGGGTCTGGCTTGTGTTCCTGGCTGCTCTCTGACCCCTTGTCTTCTCCTCCCTCAGGAGGATTGTGATCTGGAGAACGTGTGGCTGATGGGCGGCCTGAGCGTACTCACTTCCGTGCCAGGGGGACCACCGATGGtgtgcttgctgtgtgccagcaAAGGCCTGCATGAGGTTGGACCCCTGCCTTCTTTCACAACCCCCCAAGTCTGGTTTCTTGGGCCCTCTCCACAGGGTCACGTTCCCTGGCCTTCTGGCCTCACACTCTGCCTGTCGTTCCgtctccccaccccagctggtGTTCTGCCAAGTCTGCTGTGACCCTTTCCACCCATTCTGCCTGGAGGAGGCCGAGCGGCCCCTGCCCCAACATCATGACGCTTGGTGCTGCCGCCGCTGCAAGTTCTGCCATGTCTGCGGGCGCAAAGGCCGGGGATCCAAGGTTCGGGCACGAGGGCCATGGCAGTGGAGGCATGAAAGAGAAGGGGTATCCCTGTGCCAGTAGGTTCTGCCATTGCTGTCTTTCTTCAACATCCAACAGCACCTCCTGGAGTGCGAGCGCTGCCGCCATGCTTACCACCCAGCCTGCCTGGGGCCCAGCTACCCAACCCGGGCCACACGCAAACGGCGCCACTGGGTGAGAGATGAGGCCCCCACCCCTTACTTTGGAGTTCTGATTAATGCCGCACACCACCCCCAGACATGCTCTAGGCGAGGGTTCTCAGGAGGCGGGGAAGGGTGGAGGTCCTTCTGAGAGTTTGATAAACATCACACGTCCTCTTCAAGAATTTCACGTAGACAAGATTTATGTCCAGAATTTGTATGTAATGGTTTTATGGGCTCATGCATTCCACGGCCCCCAGCTCACAGCCCCCTCCTGCTCTAGCCTAATCTCTTCCGTCTCACTCTACCGATCTCCCCACTTCATTTCTCTCCTGCcctgcttctttccttctcccttcctcctcctcttcgcCTCTCCTGCACACTTTTTCTCCTCTTACCCATCCTTCctcatctgtctcctgcctcctCTTTGCCCATCCCCGCTTCGCACTGCTCCAGCCCGGTGTCTGGCTTTCCCCCTAATGTCGCCCTGCCCTCCCAGATCTGCTCAGCCTGCGTGCGCTGTAAGAGCTGTGGGGCGACTCCAGGCAAGAACTGGGACGTCGAGTGGTCGGGAGATTACAGCCTCTGCCCCAGGTGCACCCAGCTCTATGAGAAAGGTGGGGACCTGGCAGGGGACCGGGGCCCCGGGGGCCACCGGGGAGTGGGCCAGGTTCCTAGACAAGCAGTTGGAACAGATACTCTTCTCTAGTGGCTTTCTACTCTCTTCTAACTATGGAGCCTTTCCTTCCACTCAGAGTACTCTCCCACTGAGGGCAATGGGAGTGGAGGGCGTGGAGCCCACCCTTGTGGTGGTCCCTGAGATGCCTCCTGGAACCTCAAGTCTCCACTGAGCTCTTTGAAGACCTGGGCTTCCTCATTTACTCAGGCAGCATGTTTAGCAAAGCTCTTTACTTTGTGAGGCCTTGGGGCTGCAGAGTTAGAAAAACAGCCTTATCCTCAGCCAGCTTTTGGGGAATGGTAGGGACCCAAGTGGGGCATGATAGAGGCAGCTCCTGCAGCAGTCAAGGGATGGCTGGCCTCTGGACAGGGGCTCTGAGGGGCAGCCAGTGGCACCAGCCCCTCTGACttgtctcttcttccctctcGCTCCAGGAAACTACTGCCCGATCTGCACACGCTGCTATGAAGACAACGACTACGAGAGCAAGATGATGCAGTGCGCCCAGTGTGACCACTGGGTGCACGCGAAGTGTGAGGGGCTCTCAGGTGAGTGGGTGGATTACCTGGGGGGTGGCCTCAGTCCTTTGGGGATCCCTGTTCTACCCTTCACCACAGGCCCTCAGGGGACAGGGCTGAATGTTCTTGGTGATCTGGGGGCTGCTGAAAGCCCTCACATCTCCCTAaaccattttttcctttcctgccctGGCTGTTCTAGATGAAGACTATGAGATCCTTTCGGGGCTGCCAGACTCGGTGCTGTACACCTGTGGGCCATGTGCTGGGGCCACGCACCCCCGCTGGCGAGAGGCCCTGAGTGGGGCCCTGCAGGGGGGCCTGCGCCAGGTGCTCCAGGGCCTGCTGAGCTCCAAGGTGGCAGGCCCACTGCTGCTGTGCACCCAGGTCTGGGGGCCCAGGTGGCAGGACGGGGTGGGCCTAGGCCCAGCACGAGCCCTGCTGACTTCCCCTCTTTGCAGTGTGGGCAGGATGGAAAGCAACTGCACCCAGGGCCCTGTGATCTGCACGCTGTGAGCCAGCGCTTTGAGGATGGCCACTACAAGTCCGTGGTGAGTGGGACACTGAGAGGAACAGGTGGGTGCCAGGAGGAGAGGATTGGGGTCGAGGCTCGAGTCCTGACAAACCCCCTTACAGCACAGCTTCATGGAGGATGTGGTGGGCATCCTGATGAGGCACTCGGAAGAAGGAGAGACGCCGGAGCGCCGGGCTGGAGGCCAGACGAAGGGGCTCCTACTGAAGGTGAGCTCTTTGGGGGATGCCTGGAGGGTAGCTAGTATggtagtggggaggagagagtgggTCCTTTAGACCCTGCCCCGGCCAGCTCTCCTGAGGAAGCCAGTTCTTCTCATCCTGTTAACCTGCTCCCCAGCTGCTAGAGTCTGCGTTCGGCTGGTTCGACGCCCACGACCCCAAGTACTGGCGACGGAGTACCCGGCTGCCCAAGTGAGCGAGGCTGGGTAGCAGGAGGGGAACCAGGGAGTGAGGGCAAAGGCAAGGGCACCTAGGAATCCAGGGGCAAGCTGGACTGAGAATAGACGAGGAACAGGGTTAGGGTCTGGAGGGTGGTGGAACCAGCATGAGAGTTCCCAGTGGTTCTAGACGAGCAGAGACTCAGATTGTGTAGTTAACTCGTACTTCGGTTCTACTTTATGCAAGGCAGTGTTGGGGACAGCAGTGGGCGAGCCATGTTTGGGAGGTTGGGCAGGCACTGATGACCCAGACAGTCAGGGCACTGATGGGGAGACCCAGGGgctgtgggagcccagaggaggcgCCTGCCTAGGAGCCTAGGGCCTGAGGCTTTCCGGAGAGATGACATCCAAGCTGAGAAGTGGAGGAAAAGTATTCCGGGCATGAGGGACAGTGTTTCGTGGGCCAAAGGTGGCATGAGAGGGCCTGGCTTGTTTGGGAGACTGAGAGAAATTCCACGTAGAGAGAGGACAGAGGGTGTCATGGCATGTTCAGGCTGATACTGTGGGTGGGTCCCAGTGCATCCCCCACCCCCTGTTAAGAGACGTGTCAGAGGCTGACCCTGCCTGTCCACAGCGGAGTCCTCCCCAATGCCGTGTTGCCCCCTTCCCTGGACCATGTCTACGCTCAGTGGAGGCAGCAGGAACCAGAGACCCCAGAATCAGGGCAGCCTCCAGGGGATCCCTCAACAGGTACTGGGAAATCGGGGCTGGAAGCCAGATCCCCTGGTTGGTGGGCCAGGCTCCAGGTCCTCATTCTTGGACCTTCCTTCCCACACCCCTTCCAGCTTTCCAAGGCAAGGATTCAGCTGCTTTCTCACACCTGGAGGACCCCCGTCAGTGTGCGCTGTGCCTCAAATATGGGGATGCAGACTCTAA harbors:
- the KMT2B gene encoding histone-lysine N-methyltransferase 2B isoform X5, producing MLFRCGLRVTAGRSRTPAPVVPRARPAQPPAPGDPAAALVVVVSRRRPAPPLLPSPPALLTGRPSPRLPGPSHGAKMAAAAGGGSCPGPGSARGRFPGRPRGSGGGGGRGGRGSGAERVRVALRRGGGAAGPGGAEPGEDTALLRLLGLRRGLRRLRRLWAGPRIQRGRGRGRGRGWGWGPSRDCLLEEESSDGESDDEEFQGFHSDEDVAPSSLRSALRSQRGRAPRGRGRKHKTTPLPPPRLADVAPTPPKTPARKRGEEGTERMVQALTELLRRAQAPPAPRSRACESSTPRRSRGRPPGRSAGPCRKKQQAVVVAEAAVTIPKPEPPPPVVPVKHRTGSWKCKEGPGPGPGTPKRGGQSGRGGRGGRGRGRGGLPLVIKFVSKAKKVKMGQLSLGLESGQGQDQHEESWQDATQGRVGSGQGEGPCWRKEQKLEEDGEEEKEAKDKEEEEEKEERAVAEEEMVPAEEKEEAKLPSPPLTPPAPPPPPSLPPRSTSPPSPLCPPPPPVSPPPPPSPPPPPAPEEQAESPPPVVPATCSRKRGRPPLTPSQRAEREAARAGPEGTSPPTPVPSTTTGGPLEDSPTVAPKSTTFLKNIRQFIMPVVSARSSRVIKTPRRFMDEDPPRPSKVEVSPILRPPVATSPLAPQEPAPAPSPPRAPTPPPTPAPLPEKRRSILREPTFRWTSLTRELPPPPPAPPPAPPPLPAPSRRPLLLRAPQFTPSEAHLKIYESVLTTPLGAPEAPEPEPPPADDSPAEPEPRAVGRTNHLSLPRFAPVVATPVKAEVPPPGAPAPSSGQQPQAQLQQPVQALHTQLLPPALPPQQSQLQPQLQLQPPPPQQPPPLEKARTAGLGSLPLSGVEEKMFSLLKRAKVQLIKIDQQQQQKVASLMPSSPGGQMEEVVGAVKQIPDRGSVRSEDESMETKRERPSGPESPVQGPRIKHVCRHAAVALGQARAMVPEDVPRLSALPLRDRQDLATEDTSSASETESVPSRSRRGKVEPTGPGGDSEPAGSGGTLAHAPRRSLPSHHGKKMRMARCGHCRGCLRVQDCGSCVNCLDKPKFGGPNTKKQCCVYRKCDKIEARKMERLAKKGRTIVKTLLPWDSDESPEASPGPPGPRRGAGAGGPREEVAAPPGPEEQDSLLLQRKSARRCVKQRPSYDIFEDSDDSEPGGPPAPRRRTPRENELPVPEPEEQSRPRKPTLQPVLQLKARRRLDKDALAPGPFVSFPNGWTGKQKSPDGVHRVRVDFKEDCDLENVWLMGGLSVLTSVPGGPPMVCLLCASKGLHELVFCQVCCDPFHPFCLEEAERPLPQHHDAWCCRRCKFCHVCGRKGRGSKHLLECERCRHAYHPACLGPSYPTRATRKRRHWICSACVRCKSCGATPGKNWDVEWSGDYSLCPRCTQLYEKGNYCPICTRCYEDNDYESKMMQCAQCDHWVHAKCEGLSDEDYEILSGLPDSVLYTCGPCAGATHPRWREALSGALQGGLRQVLQGLLSSKVAGPLLLCTQCGQDGKQLHPGPCDLHAVSQRFEDGHYKSVHSFMEDVVGILMRHSEEGETPERRAGGQTKGLLLKLLESAFGWFDAHDPKYWRRSTRLPNGVLPNAVLPPSLDHVYAQWRQQEPETPESGQPPGDPSTAFQGKDSAAFSHLEDPRQCALCLKYGDADSKEAGRLLYIGQNEWTHVNCAIWSAEVFEENDGSLKNVHAAVARGRQMRCELCLKPGATVGCCLSSCLSNFHFMCARASYCIFQDDKKVFCQKHTDLLDGKEIVTPDGFDVLRRVYVDFEGINFKRKFLTGLEPDAINVLIGSIRIDSLGTLSDLSDCEGRLFPIGYQCSRLYWSTVDARRRCWYRCRILEYRPWGPREEPVHLEAAEENQTIVHSPAPSSEPPDHVDPPPDTGALIPRAPEHHSPVENQDPPLRPDPSSAPPPAPRSFSGARIKVPNYSPSRRPLGGVSFGPLPSPGSPSSLTHHIPTVGDPDFPAPPRRSRRPSPLASRLPPSRRASPPLRTSPQLRVPPPTSVVRALTPTSGELAPPGRAPSPPPPPEDLGPDFEDMEVVSGLSAADLDFAASLLGTEPFQEEIVAAGVVGSSHGGPGDSSEEEASPTPRYVHFPVTVVSGPALAPGALPGAPRIEQLDGVDDGTDSEAEAVQQPRGQGTPPSGPGAGRAGVIGAAGDRARPPEDLPSEIVDFVLKNLGGPGEGGAGPREEPLPPAPPLANGSQPPQGLPPSPADPTRTFAWLPGAPGVRVLSLGPAPEPPKPATSKIILVNKLGQVFVKMAGEGEPVSPPVKQPPLPPPIPPTAPASWTLPPGPLLGVLPVVGVVRPAPPPPPPPLTLVLSSGPPSPPRQAIRVKRVSTFSGRSPPAPPPSKTPRLEEDGESSEDPQQGPGLCGSGFSRVRMKTPTVRGVLDLDEPGEPTWGESPRPLQDRSPLLPLPEGGPPRAPDGPSDLLLESQWHHYSEIRDISMQDGGTWSSSG